The genomic DNA GTCGTAATGATAACACATCAGATGGAGGTTATTAGAGATATTTGTAATAGAGTTGCAGTAATGGCAGATGGAAGAATTGTTGAAACTGGAGGGGTACACCACATATTCTCAGCTCCTCAAAGTGAAGTTACAAAAGAGTTAATCTCTTACTTACCTAGTACAGAGGAAAAGGGAGTAGAGATAATGAAAACAAAAGGAAAGATGATTATTAAATTAAAATTCCTTGGAACAATAGCAGAAGATCCTATAATTTCACAAGCTGTAAGAAATTTCAATATAGATTTAAGTATTTTAGGAGGATCAATAGATCATCTTTCAACTATGAAAGTAGGACATCTTTTCATAGAACTTTCTGGAGAGATGGGACAACAAAAAGAGGCAATAGAGTGGTTTAATGAGTCAGGAGTAATAGTAGAGGTGATTTATAATGGTATTTAGTATGATATTAGATTCAACACTTGAAACTTTATATATGGTATTTTTCTCAACAATCTTTTCATTGTTAATAGGATTTCCAATAGGAGTTCTATTAGTAGTAACAAAAGAGGGAAATATTATGGAGAGACCCAAATTAAACAAGGTTTTGGAAATAGTAATAAATACTTTAAGATCATTTCCTTTTATCATATTGATGATTTGTCTGTTCCCACTTTCAAGAATAATAGTAGGAACAACAATAGGAAGTACAGCAGCAATAGTTCCTCTTTCAATATCAGCAGCACCATTTGTAGCTAGAATGATAGAGGGAGCTTTAAATGAAGTTGACAAGGGACTAATAGAAGCAAGTTCAAGTATGGGAGCAAGTAATAGTACAATAATTTGGAAGGTTATGATTCCAGAAACAATGCCTCATATTATTCATGGGATAACAGTTACAGTAATCAGTCTTATAGGTTTCTCAGCAATGGCAGGAACAATAGGAGCTGGAGGACTTGGAGATTTAGCAATTAGATTTGGATATCAAAGATTTAAAACTGATATAATGATCTATTCAGTAATAGTGATAATATTATTAGTTCAAGTATTACAATCATTAGGAAACTATTTAGTAGATAGAATTAAAAAGAAAAGATAATTAAGTTTTACAATATAAAAAATTTATAGGGAGAGGATAATTATGAAAAAATCTTTTAAAACTTTATTAGCAGCAGCATTTATCTTAGTAGGAGCAACAGCATTAGCAGGGGAATTGAAAGTTGGAGCAACTCCAGTACCTCATGCAGAACTTCTTAATTTAGTAAAAGAAGATCTTAAAACAGAGGGAGTAGATTTAAAAGTAGTTGAATTTACTGATTATGTAACTCCTAACTTAGCATTAGCAGAGGGAGAGCTAGATGCAAACTTTTTCCAACACTTTCCATATCTTGAAAAGTTCTCAAATGAAAGAGGATTAAACTTAGTATCAGCAGGAAAAATTCATGTAGAGCCACTAGGAGTATTTTCACAAAAAATAAAAGATATTAAAGATCTACCAAACAAAGCAACTATTGCTATTCCAAGTGACCCATCAAATGGAGGAAGAGCTTTAATTTTACTTCACAACAATGGAATTATTAAATTAAATGACCCAACAAATCTATATGTAACAGAATTTGATATTGTAGAAAATCCTAAAAAATTAAAATTTAAACCTATTGAAGCAGCACAATTACCAAGAGTTTTACCAGATGTAGAAGCAGCAGTTATCAATGGAAACTATGCTTTAGAAGCTGGATTTTCACCAGTTGAAGATTCATTATTATTAGAAGGAGCAGAATCTCCATATGCTAATATTATAGCTGTAAAATCAGGTGATGAAAGCAAAGAAGATATTCAAAAACTTTTAAAAGCACTTCAAAGTAAAAAAGTAAGTGACTATATTGGAGCAAACTACAAAGGTGGAGTAGTTCCAGCATTCTAAGACAGATACATTTTGAGATATACATAAAAAGGAGTTGTTAGTTATGAAAAAAATACTATTATTATTTATACTTTTATCAACAATATGCTTTGGAAAAACATTAAAAATAGGGACAACATCATATCCTGGAGCTGAAATAATGAACTTAATTAAAGATGACTTAAAGGCAAAGGGGATAGAGTTAGAAATAGTGGAGATGAATGACTATGTAACTCCAAATCTTGCATTGGCAGATGGTGATATAGATGTAAACTCATTTCAACACCTTCCATACTTAGAGCAATTTAACAAAGATAAAGGGCTTAATCTAGTTTCTGCAGGGGCAACTTATATTTGTCCTTTAGGGCTTTACTCAAAAAAATATAAAAGTTTAGAAGAGTTACCAGAAAAAGCTGTAATTGCTATACCTAATGATCCAACTAATAGTGGAAGAGCTTTATTACTATTCCATAAAGCTGGATTAATAGAACTAAAAGATCCAACAGATCTACGTGCTACAACATTTGATATAGTAAAAAATCCTAAAAACTTTAAATTTAAAGAGTTAGAAGCAGCACAATTACCAAGAATTTTACCAGATGTAGATGCAGCAGTTATCAATGGTGGATATGCAGTAAATGCAGGATTTTTTCCAACAGAAGATAGTATAGTTCTTGAAGATAAAGATTCTCCATATATCAATATATTTGCTGTAAGAGCAGGAGATGAAAATAGAGAGGATATAAAAGCATTAGTTGAAGCTTTCCAAACAGAAAAAGTAAGAGACTATGTTTTAAAAACTTTTAAAGGTGGTTTTGTACCTGTATTTTAATAGATAATATACTACACTTGAAACCTTAAAATTAGGTGGAGAGTGTAGTTTTTTTATTAATAGGTAAATAGGATAACCTATTCAACCTATTAATAAAAAAGAAAGGATTAAAAGGGGAAGAAATATATATATTTAATACAAAAATAAAAAAAGTTAATGGCATTGAAATTGCTATATTAATATGTAAAAAGAACTAGGAGGGGTATAATGAGATACAATTTTAATGAGAAAATAGATAGAAGGGAAAATCATGCTGCTAAATGGGCAGAGATGAAGATGAAATTTGGAAGAGAAGATTTAACTCCAATGTGGGTAGCAGATATGGATATAAAAGCAGCTCCAGAAATTGTAGAAGCTATGGCTGAAAAAGTTAAACAAGAAATTTTTGGATATGTATACAGACCAGATTCATACTATGAAAGTGCAGCTAATTGGGTAGCAAAAAGATTTGGATATGAGATCTTACCGAATACATTAATACATAGTCCAGGTGTTGTTCCTAGTATGTCTATCCTTGTAAATATGTTGACTAAAACTACAGATAAAATTCTTATTCAATCACCTGTATATCCACCATTTGCAGCATCAGTAAAGGATAATGGAAGACAACTAATAGAAAATCATCTAGTAAAAGATGAAAATGGATATTATACTATTGATTTTGAAGATTTTGAAAATAAGTTATCACAAGAGAGCGTGACACTATTTATTTTATGTAACCCTCATAACCCAGTAGGTAGAGTTTGGAAAAAAGATGAGCTTGAAAAGATGGGAAATCTATGTAAAAAATATAATGTAAGAATTTTAGCAGATGAAATTTGGAGAGATTTAATAATGCCAGGGCATAAACACATTCCAATGGGATCTATAAGTAAAGAGATAGAGGATATAACTATAACTCTATTTTCCCCAACAAAATTATTTAACTTAGCAGGACTTCAAGCATCTTTTGCTACTTTCCCAAGATTAGAAGAGAGAAAAGCCTTTGATGATATTTTAGGAAAAATGGATGTTAAGAGAAATAATCCATTTAGTTTAGTTGCTTTTGAAGCTGCATATAATAAGTGTGAAAATTGGTTAGAGGAATTAATTACACATTTAGATGGAAATATGCAATATGTAGTTGATTTTATAAAAGAGAGAATACCAGAGATAAAAACAGTAAAACCAGAGGGAACATATTTAATGTGGTTAGACTTTAATGATATTGGTATTCCTCAAGATAAGATTCAAGAGTTTTTAATAAATGAAGCAAAGGTTGCTATGAATGATGGAGGAACTTTTGGAGAAAATGGAAAAGGTTTTGCAAGAATGAATGTTGCTTGTCCTAGATATATGGTAGAAGAGGCAATGGAGAAAATAGAAAAAGCAGTAAAAAATATAAAATAGATTTAAGAGTTTAATACACCTAAAGCCTTAAAAATTTAAGGTGGAAGGTGTATTTTTTATAAGCCTTTATATGATATACTTAAAATAATAGAAGTTAAGAACATAATATTAAAAAATTAAAGGTGGATATTATGAAAAAGAAGGTTGCAATAATAACAAATGCTAAAGAGATAAGAAATTCCATGAAGGAACAAATGGAGTTTCTTTTTGAAGAGTTAATAGAAATAGAGATATACAGTATAGAGGATAAAAGTATAAAAAAACTGAATAGAGCTGATCTATATTTAATTTCAAGTAGTGCCTATGAGTTTTTAGATAGCGATTTTTTAAAAAAGGATAATATAGTAATAGCAGATTTGACTTTAACTAAGGAAAAGCTAGGATATTTAAAAAGCTTTCCTAAGGGAACAAAGGCAATATTTTTTAATGTTAGTTTTAAAATGTGTATAGAGGCAATATCAATGATGTATCATTTAGGGGTTAATAATATAGAGTTTATTCCTGCCTATCCTAAAATGGAAAAGTTTCCAGATGAAAATATAATTATTACTCCGTCAGAAACTAAACTTCTCCCTAAAAATATTGATAATAGAGAGATAATAGATATAGGACATAGGATAATAGATGCTAATACAATTATAGAGATAGCTTTAAAATTAGAATTTGAACATATCTTGTATTATAAAAAGATTAGAGAGTATTTAGATACAGTGGCAACAAATGATTATAGTTTAAGTAAAATATTGGAAAAAGCAACACAAGCAGAGAGCCAATTTTCCCTTTTAATGAAAACAACAAAGATAGCTATATTAGGTGTTGATAAGGATAACTTCCTATGTTCTTGTAATGAGAGGGCAGAGAAAATTTTAAATAAGAGAAGTGGAACTCTATTAGGAAATAATGCAGAGGAACTATTGCCATATATACCTTTTAAAGAGGCAAAAGAGAGCAGAGAGGAGATAAAAGCTAAGCTTATAAAAATAGGAGATGAATATATTAATATCTCAATTATTCCAATAATAAAAGCTGAATATTATATGGGGGCTTTTGCTATATTTCAAAAGTTTGAAGAGGAAGAGAAGAAACAGAATGAGTTAAGAAGACAGTTGCTAAATAAGGGGCATAAGGCAAAATATACTTTTGATGATATAGTTGGAGAGAGTCAACCTATGCTAAAATTAAAGGGTTTGGCTAAAAAAATGGCTAAAATAGATGCAGATATTTTAATCACTGGTGAAAGTGGAACAGGAAAAGAACTTTTTGCTCATGCTATTCATAATTATTCCAATAGAAGAGAGTTTCCATTTATAGCAGTAAACTGTGCAGCTATTCCAGAAACTTTATTAGAAAGTGAACTTTTTGGATATGAAGAGGGAGCTTTTACAGGAGCTAAAAAAGGTGGAAAGATAGGATTTTTTGAATTTGCTCATAAAGGAACACTATTTTTAGATGAGTTAGAGGGAATGAGTCCAGCTCTTCAAGTAAAATTACTTCGTGTAATACAGGAAAAAGAGATAATGAGAATAGGTGGAGATAAGGTAATCAATGTTGATGTAAGAATAATCACAACTACAAATGAAGAGTTAAGAAAATTAGTAAAAGAGGGAAAATTTAGAAAGGATTTGTATTATAGAATGTGTGCTTTTCCTTTGATAGTTCCTCCATTGAGAGAGAGAAAAGATGATCTATATCTTTTAATAGAAAAATTTATGAGAAATAGTGGGGGAGAGTTTAGATTTTCAGCTAAAGCTAAAAAAGCATTAGAGTTGTATAATTGGGAAGGGAATATAAGGGAGTTAAAAAATTATATAGAATTCTTTAGTTTTACTGGGGATAAGATAATTGAATTTGAAGATATGCCTTTTGCTATTAAAGAGTATTATGAAAATATGGCAGAAGAAATTGAACTAAAAAAAAGAGAAGATAAAGAAAACTATTATGAAAAAATTTTAGGAAAAGGGTATAAAGATAGTTTGTTTATTTTAGAAAAAATAGCTGAATGTTGCAAGAAAGGAAAAAGCAGTGGTAGACAAAGTCTTGTAGATCTTTCTAAAAAAGAAGGTGTATTTTTAACAGAACAAGAAGTAAGAGGGATATTGAAAAAACTTGAAGAGTTAAAATTAATAGATGTTTTTAAAGGGCGTAAGGGAAATAAAATTTCATCTGAAGGGGAAAAGTTGTTGAGAAAATTAAAAAGTTCTATGGACAAAATATAAAAATGGAGGGAGATTATGAATATTTTAACTAAGATAATAAAAGAGGATATGAAACCAGCATTGGGAGTAACAGAGCCAGGAGCAATAGCTTTTTCAGTAGCAAAGGCAAAAAGTTATATAACTGGAGATATAAAAAATGTAGAAGTGAGATTAAATTCAGGAATATATAAAAATGCTTTTACTTGTGGGATTCCAAATTCTAATGAAGTAGGAAATGTTTTTGCAGCTGCATTAGGTGTTGTAGCAGGAAAAGCAGAGAAAGGATTAGAATCTCTCGAAGATGTAACAGAAGAGGATAATATAAAAGCTCAAAGATTAATTGACGATGGAAAAGTAAAGGTAGAATTAAGTAAAATAACATCAGATATTATAATTGAATCTGAAGTTAGAACAGAAAAAGAAAATTGCCTTATAAGAATAGAGGGAACACATACAAATATAGTAAAAATAGTATTAAATGGAAAAACTATTTTTGAAAAAGAAGTTGAAAGTAAGAAAGAAGATTCTCAAGAGGTAGAATTACACAAATATAGTGTAAAAGAGATCTTAGATTATATTAATAGTGTTGATATCTCTGAGATAGATTTTGTAATGTTAGCTCATAAGATGAATATGGAGTTATTTCAAGAGGGCTTAAACAGTGAAAGAACTACCTTTGTAAAGCAACTTTTAAAAATGAATGGAGATAGGATATATTCAGATAACTCTTTAAATACGGCTCAACTTTTATGTAACGGAGCTATTGAGGCAAGAGTTTTGGGACTTAATAAACCAGCTATGAGTATTACTGGTTCAGGAGCTCATGGAATTATTACAACACTTCCTCTATTTGCTGAATATAAAGTTAAAAATTTAAGTGATGAAAAATTAATAAGAGCTACTATATTAAGTTATCTTATCTGCACATATATTAAAGAGTATTCGGGGAGATTATCAGCGTTTTGTGGTTGCGGAATAGCTGGAGGAACAGGAGTAGCTTGTGGGCTAGGATATTTAAGAGGAGCAACTTTAGAAGAGATAACAAATATAATAAATAATATGGCTTCAGGAATCACAGGAATGATATGTGATGGAGGAAACCAAGGTTGTACTATGAAGGGAATTGTTGCAGTAGATGCAGCATATAGAGCAGTGGAGATGGCTATGAATAACACATATATATTCAATGTTCATGGAGTAAATGGAGTTACTCCAGAGAAAACAATGATGAATATGGGAAAAATAGCATCTCCAGGAATGATAGAAACAGAGAAAGTAATAGTAGATATATTTAGAGAAAAATAGAATATAGTTTATTTTCTTATCTCATTAAAATATGCAAAGAACTCTCTTAAACTACAGTTAAAAAATAAAATTAAAGGAGAATTAGCATAAATTGCCTCAACAGGAATATCAAGTTTTTTAGCTATAAATTTAGCTCTGTACAAATGGAAAGAGCTAGAGATTACTCCAATATTTTTGACCTCTAAACTGTCTAATATCTCTTTAGAAAATTTGAAATTTTCATAGGTAGATGTAGCTTTATCTTCTAAAATAAGATTCTTTTCAGGAATCCCCTTTTTAATTAGATAATTTGCCATACCTTGAGCTTCTGGCAGATTTTCATCATCACCTTTTCCCCCAGATAGAATAAAAATTGTATCTGGAAATTTTAGATAGTATTCATAAGCTTTTATTAATCTAAGCTCTAAAGTTTTAGATGGTATATTATCGTCTAGTTTACCACCTAACACTATTATATGAGATGTTTTAGGAAAATTATCTTTGTTTATAGCTATATCTTTTAAAAGAATAGCTTCAAAACCAATAAAAGCGACAAGAAGTATTGCGTATCCTAATTTACATAGATTTTTTAAATTTTTAAAGAGTGAACTATCTTTAGATTTTTTTGAAAAATATCTGTATATAAAAGTTGAAAGATAGATTAAAAATAGAAAGGAAAAAGCAAAATCTCCCTTAGAAAAAATAATTGCTAAAATAAATATAGTTGTGATGATAATATCTTGTTTTTTCATTATTACTCCTAAAATTTTCTTTTTATTATAGCATTAAATTGGTAAAATATACAAAAATTATATATAATAAAGTTACTGAAAATTTAGAGTTAGGAGAAAAAATGGAAAATTATCTATTAAATAGTTTTAGAACAAGTTTATTAAATGAAAATATAGAGTCAAATCTGAATTATCAACATAAATTACTTTCAAATAAAAATGAAAAAATAATAAGTACTCTGAGAAGGGAGTTAGAAGAGTGTGATGAATTTATAATCTCAGTTGCTTTTATTACAGAAAGTGGAGTTACTATGATTTTGGAGCAGTTGAGAAGTTTAAATGAAAGAGGAGTTAAGGGGCAAATTCTAACTGGAGATTATCTTACTTTTACTCAACCTAAGGCTTTGAAAAAGCTTATGGAGTTAGAAAATATAGATGTAAGATTGGTATCAGAGGAAAAATTTCATGCTAAAGGTTACTTTTTTAGAAAAAAAGATATTTGGACTATGATAATTGGAAGTAGTAATCTTACCCAAACAGCTCTTACAGTAAATTTTGAGTGGAATTTAAAGATTAGTTCTTTAAAAGATGGAAAGATAGCTAAAAATATTTTAGAGAATTTTTATAATATTTTTAATAGTATTTCAAAGTTAACAGATGAAAGATTAAAAGAGTATGAAGAAAATTATCTTATGTATAAGAGTTTTAATAAAAAGATAAGGAGAGAAGAAAAGAGCTTAATTGAAAAAGAGGTAAAACCTAATATTATGCAGGAACAAGCTCTTAAAAACTTAGAATCTTTGAGAAATTATGCAAAGAGAGGGTTGTTAATAAGTGCAACTGGAACTGGTAAAACTTATTTAAGTGGTTTTGATGTGAAAAATGCAAAGGCAGAAAAAGTA from Fusobacterium varium includes the following:
- a CDS encoding pyridoxal phosphate-dependent aminotransferase; amino-acid sequence: MRYNFNEKIDRRENHAAKWAEMKMKFGREDLTPMWVADMDIKAAPEIVEAMAEKVKQEIFGYVYRPDSYYESAANWVAKRFGYEILPNTLIHSPGVVPSMSILVNMLTKTTDKILIQSPVYPPFAASVKDNGRQLIENHLVKDENGYYTIDFEDFENKLSQESVTLFILCNPHNPVGRVWKKDELEKMGNLCKKYNVRILADEIWRDLIMPGHKHIPMGSISKEIEDITITLFSPTKLFNLAGLQASFATFPRLEERKAFDDILGKMDVKRNNPFSLVAFEAAYNKCENWLEELITHLDGNMQYVVDFIKERIPEIKTVKPEGTYLMWLDFNDIGIPQDKIQEFLINEAKVAMNDGGTFGENGKGFARMNVACPRYMVEEAMEKIEKAVKNIK
- a CDS encoding YdcF family protein, which encodes MKKQDIIITTIFILAIIFSKGDFAFSFLFLIYLSTFIYRYFSKKSKDSSLFKNLKNLCKLGYAILLVAFIGFEAILLKDIAINKDNFPKTSHIIVLGGKLDDNIPSKTLELRLIKAYEYYLKFPDTIFILSGGKGDDENLPEAQGMANYLIKKGIPEKNLILEDKATSTYENFKFSKEILDSLEVKNIGVISSSFHLYRAKFIAKKLDIPVEAIYANSPLILFFNCSLREFFAYFNEIRK
- a CDS encoding MetQ/NlpA family ABC transporter substrate-binding protein yields the protein MKKILLLFILLSTICFGKTLKIGTTSYPGAEIMNLIKDDLKAKGIELEIVEMNDYVTPNLALADGDIDVNSFQHLPYLEQFNKDKGLNLVSAGATYICPLGLYSKKYKSLEELPEKAVIAIPNDPTNSGRALLLFHKAGLIELKDPTDLRATTFDIVKNPKNFKFKELEAAQLPRILPDVDAAVINGGYAVNAGFFPTEDSIVLEDKDSPYINIFAVRAGDENREDIKALVEAFQTEKVRDYVLKTFKGGFVPVF
- a CDS encoding MetQ/NlpA family ABC transporter substrate-binding protein; translated protein: MKKSFKTLLAAAFILVGATALAGELKVGATPVPHAELLNLVKEDLKTEGVDLKVVEFTDYVTPNLALAEGELDANFFQHFPYLEKFSNERGLNLVSAGKIHVEPLGVFSQKIKDIKDLPNKATIAIPSDPSNGGRALILLHNNGIIKLNDPTNLYVTEFDIVENPKKLKFKPIEAAQLPRVLPDVEAAVINGNYALEAGFSPVEDSLLLEGAESPYANIIAVKSGDESKEDIQKLLKALQSKKVSDYIGANYKGGVVPAF
- a CDS encoding sigma 54-interacting transcriptional regulator, with the protein product MKKKVAIITNAKEIRNSMKEQMEFLFEELIEIEIYSIEDKSIKKLNRADLYLISSSAYEFLDSDFLKKDNIVIADLTLTKEKLGYLKSFPKGTKAIFFNVSFKMCIEAISMMYHLGVNNIEFIPAYPKMEKFPDENIIITPSETKLLPKNIDNREIIDIGHRIIDANTIIEIALKLEFEHILYYKKIREYLDTVATNDYSLSKILEKATQAESQFSLLMKTTKIAILGVDKDNFLCSCNERAEKILNKRSGTLLGNNAEELLPYIPFKEAKESREEIKAKLIKIGDEYINISIIPIIKAEYYMGAFAIFQKFEEEEKKQNELRRQLLNKGHKAKYTFDDIVGESQPMLKLKGLAKKMAKIDADILITGESGTGKELFAHAIHNYSNRREFPFIAVNCAAIPETLLESELFGYEEGAFTGAKKGGKIGFFEFAHKGTLFLDELEGMSPALQVKLLRVIQEKEIMRIGGDKVINVDVRIITTTNEELRKLVKEGKFRKDLYYRMCAFPLIVPPLRERKDDLYLLIEKFMRNSGGEFRFSAKAKKALELYNWEGNIRELKNYIEFFSFTGDKIIEFEDMPFAIKEYYENMAEEIELKKREDKENYYEKILGKGYKDSLFILEKIAECCKKGKSSGRQSLVDLSKKEGVFLTEQEVRGILKKLEELKLIDVFKGRKGNKISSEGEKLLRKLKSSMDKI
- a CDS encoding ABC transporter permease translates to MVFSMILDSTLETLYMVFFSTIFSLLIGFPIGVLLVVTKEGNIMERPKLNKVLEIVINTLRSFPFIILMICLFPLSRIIVGTTIGSTAAIVPLSISAAPFVARMIEGALNEVDKGLIEASSSMGASNSTIIWKVMIPETMPHIIHGITVTVISLIGFSAMAGTIGAGGLGDLAIRFGYQRFKTDIMIYSVIVIILLVQVLQSLGNYLVDRIKKKR
- a CDS encoding serine dehydratase subunit alpha family protein, with amino-acid sequence MNILTKIIKEDMKPALGVTEPGAIAFSVAKAKSYITGDIKNVEVRLNSGIYKNAFTCGIPNSNEVGNVFAAALGVVAGKAEKGLESLEDVTEEDNIKAQRLIDDGKVKVELSKITSDIIIESEVRTEKENCLIRIEGTHTNIVKIVLNGKTIFEKEVESKKEDSQEVELHKYSVKEILDYINSVDISEIDFVMLAHKMNMELFQEGLNSERTTFVKQLLKMNGDRIYSDNSLNTAQLLCNGAIEARVLGLNKPAMSITGSGAHGIITTLPLFAEYKVKNLSDEKLIRATILSYLICTYIKEYSGRLSAFCGCGIAGGTGVACGLGYLRGATLEEITNIINNMASGITGMICDGGNQGCTMKGIVAVDAAYRAVEMAMNNTYIFNVHGVNGVTPEKTMMNMGKIASPGMIETEKVIVDIFREK